The genomic interval TGAATCTTTCTTCGTCCTCTGAACCTACTTTTCAGAACTTACTTAGTTGTGAATCCCTAAAGCTTGGGCACGTGCTGCAGATGTTCTCCGTGCAACCTCGGGatgagtctgtatgtgttcctagctGCATTAACTGTGTctacacacctacacacacacacacacacacacacacacatttctaatGACTGGCCTATCCATAAATGGTGGACCCTGAAGGGTTTGAAATGACAACTATTTCCTACCAGAATTGAAATTGAATGTAATTCACTAAAATTATATCACAAAATTGGGGCATTATGAAGAATTGCTTGCAAATGGAAACTAGCTATGAATAAAACCTTTATATGCAGTTGACTCATGTTTGAGTCTCTCCAGTGCTTTATGTTGAACTTGAACTCTCCCCACCCATCCATTGTTAGAAGAATTTTAGAGGCATGCGGCCTGTGAGGAGGACTGGGATAGCCTCCCCGAGATCTCCAAACAGCTCCGCGTGGTTAGCATCTTACTGTTATTCAGAAACTGTTCGTCTGTTTTTCAGATGAGGCAGTTTGAGACCCCTGGGTTCTTTGTGGGcttttttggttggttttgtcAACAAAGGTACACTCCTGATGGGTTTGTGTCTGTGTTGGAGAGGATGATGTGTGGTCTCAAAACTGGGAAGTGCATATATAAACTAGACCATGTTCATATTTGAAACCTTTTAGTTCTTCTCATTGCACTTCGAACCAGACCCAGGTACCTTGCCGTGCCTGTCTTGTGCCCACTCATCCTTCACGCCTTGGAGTTCGGGCACACTGGGCTTCTCAGTTTTGCATCTGCAgtttcccacctcagggcctttgcacatgctcttccctcAATCTAGAAAGTTGTTCACTCAGCCTTCCTTTGCACGACTGGCTCCTTCTCATCATTCCAGCCTTAGCCTAAATATTTGGCTGTCAGAGAGGCCTTGGATACGTGTCTTATGTGTTTATGGAGCCTAAAGTAGGAACCCTGGTGTTCTCTGATAGCCTCCCTTTCCTTCATGGTATCTGTCACAGTTACCAACGATTGTCCTCTTTACTTTACTTGGTTTGTGTCTGCACGGCCCAGGCAGCCTCTCCCAGGAAATGGTGAGTACCGGGACCTTAGGGCCACTGGCTCTGTTACCACTGAGGTGCATTCTTCCCATGTACAGAGTTTTCTCTGAAGACAGAAGACCTTTTTTGTAGGTCAGAACTCCTTTGAGGGTGTGAGGAAAGTGACAGGTAGAGAAAGGAACATAGAGTATTTGGTCTGTGAGTTCAGCAGATTGGCAGAACCACTAAGACCCACTCGTGAATTTTACCCACACGCTAGCATGCAGCAGGTTAGGGTGCAGCTAGGAAGCAGAATCAGGAATCACTATGCCCTCCCCTGTGTCTTTATTTACAGTCTGGTCTGACTTAGGGCTTTTAATCGTTGGTCATGTTCGTAGTTGACTGCTTAAAGATACTCTATCAGATTGTGTCTGTCCAGTTTCTTCCtatcgttttttttctttttttgaattttattttatttcttatacagcaggttcttattagttatctattttatacatattggtgtaccTGTCGTTTTCTTTCACCCATCTTGGAGCTCACAGATTTCATCTCTTAGTTTTGAATCACACATCTTAACTCCTCTTGGATCCAGTAGAGTATCTTACAAATGCGAGGGGGAAAGGGCAGTAGAGGACTTTAGGAAAAGCAGCTTACAAGCAGAAAGGACAGTCTGTAGCCCCTACTGTGATATTCTGAGACTGAGGACAACCTTATGTTTCTTTTGGACCTGATGACAGCGTAGTACTTATATAGGTAATGCCATTGTTATGCTACTTTTCACCCAGCCTCAACTTGTGAGATCaaagatactttttatttttagatgtacTTATACAACTACATGGTACTAAGTATTGGGGGGTGGGATGTAATTTAGTATATTTACTTCCTTCTCTTTACTAGTATTTATTTGGTGGAATTTCTTCAGTAGTTTTCACATGTCTGAACACATACCATGTGAAGTATGGGAGTAGACACCCATTACCCGTATGGTAGAGCTTGCTAACAGATAGACACgtgtttttctgtgtgtctttttttacGTGGAATTGCCAATCCTTGATCATTTGTAATAATGACTTTTGATTCTTATAGGAGATagagtgctttatttttttattagatctttattggagtataattgcttcacaatactgtgttagtttctgttgcacaacaaagcgaatcagccatatggaGTGCTTTATTTTGATAAGAGGAGATTTAGCCAGTTTTGCACAGTGTGGATTTTTCTATCCATTTACTTGACAGCTAAGGAATATTTATTTGGTATCAAAGAGTTTAAGCAGTGTATATTAAGTATCTAATGATAGTTCCTGGTTAGGAATATAAAAAACGAATAAGACATGGTCTCTATTTTTTAGTACTACAGTCTGGTTGGAGAGATAAGACATGAATAGAATACAAGCAGTTCTAAGTCACTGTGTGACATACTGTTAAAGAGGTACAGGTTGAGTATTTGGAGTCCAGAAAAGGGAGGGAACTCCTTTCTGGCTGGGTGATCAGAGAATATTTAAGGAGGaagtatattttttaaggaattccCTGAAAGGTGGattaggaaagaagaagagaacatTTATCAGGAGGAGGAAAATAGCATAAACGAGGCACAGCAGTAGAAAAACAAAAGGCTTCATAATTAAGATTGAAACTgaacttttcttctctttttttattgaagtacagctgatttaTAATGctttaatttctgctgcacagcaaagtgattcagttatacatatatacattctttaatttttttttccattatggtttaccatagGACATTAAATAttgttccctatgctatatagcaggatcttgttgtttatccattctatatataatggtttgcatctgctaatcccagccttccactccatccctcccgcAATtctctcctccttggcaaccacaagtctgttctctgtgttcatgagtctgtttctgtttcttagataggttcatttgtgtcatattttatattccacatataagtgatatcatatggtatttgtctttctctttatgacttactttacttagtatgataatctcaagttgcatccatgttgctgtaaatgacattattttgtgcctttttatgcctgagtactattccatcgtATCtgtttaccacatcttctttatccattcatctgttgatggacacttaggttgcttccatgtcttggctattgtgaatagtgctgctatgaacataggggtgcatgtgtctttttgaattagagttttgtctggatatgtgcccaggagtgggattgctgggtcgtatggtagttctatttttagtttcttgaggaccctccatactgttctccacagtggctgcaccaacttacattcccaccaacagtgcaggagggtttcctttttctccacaccctctccagcatttttatttgtagactttttagtgtTGGCCGTTgtgacagatgtgaggtggtacctcaatgtagttttgatttgcacttctctaataattagaaatCTGAATTAACATTTTATACCATTCCTAGAAAGTCTTGACCTGACCGTCTACGTCGAGCTTTAAATAGATTTACATGCTTGGGTTTGGGAGGCGGTGGGGGTGACGCTCCAGACAGACCAGATGCAAGCCATTCTGGATACCGATCCATTGATCTCGTTTATCGAGAATTTGCTGATGTTCGGTTATTATTGTAAACGTTACTTCCTTTGCAACATCCCTGTTGTTGCGGCAAAACATGtttgttttgtctggttttcacAGCCTTTGGTTTTATGGATATTGGTAGTTACGTTTTCTTAATATCCGTGTGAACCGATGCCCAGTTTTTTGGTGGACAAAATTGGGTTCATTGCTAGTGAGCCAGAAAATTATCACTTAACACAGGGAGGCTTTTATTAGTCTTCAGGTCACCAATTTCTACCTGTTAAGACAAATAAATGCAGTTTCTACTACTATGATGAATTGTACTTATCTAGTTGTTAGGAGTGTTCCCTGCAGGTGAAAGTGTTAAAGCTGCAAGTACCCCTCTCGGGGCGCTCTTGGCTGTGCAGGGTACTGGCAACGCAAAGGTGGATGGGCCCTGTTCTCGCTGAACTAACTCATGGCTCTAGAAGGACATTTCCAGGCTTTTCCTAGATAACTCATCACAGATGATGGGACTGCTTTAGttcatttttacagatgtttgaatatttaaaaatacgtATAGCTTGTTGTAGAATCGATGAGGCTTATTACGGATGTGGGGCCTTCTCTGTTGAGTGCTGGCCGTTTGCAGGACACAGGCTGGTAGCTTGGTAGCTGGAGAGGCCGGGGACGGTGTGGATCAGTGTGAAGAGGATGAGTGGCTCTGTTAGAGCTGTGTTAGGAAGTAAGGAACACGAACCGTAATTAGGGTAAAATCAAAGTAAGGTGCAGAAAGGAAAGAGGTAGAGTCGGAGTTGCTCTTCAAGCATTATCAAATATTTGTCCAGTGCTGATCAGGTAGTAGGCAGTGATGCATTGTGCTATGTGAAATGGAAAAACTATGTCTTAGTGGAGCTTACCTTCTTATAAACATACTCAGGCATCCTTGTTCAGAAGCTAAAGGATTGAAAGTgactaaaataaaactttttgtggagatattttttaatgtggccttctaacattttttattttttgcatttttttagaaAATGGCTCCAAAGGGTAAATGAAGCGGGAAAAATACATAGATGCAGCATTGCGTGCAGCCTCTCCAGATGTTCGAGGATAATATTCCAGAGAGAAATTGATTCACTTGGATTAGGTAACTAGTCAGAATGAAGAAGATTAGTCTTAAAACCTTCCGGAAATCTTTCAACTTGAATAAAAGTAAAGAAGAAGCGGATTTTATGGTTGTACAACAACCATCACTAGCCAGTGACTTTGGAAAAGAGGATTCCTTATTTGGTAGCTGCTATGGGAAAGATATAGCCAGCTGTGATCTCAACAGTGAAGATGAAAAAGGCGGAAAGAGCAGATCAAAAAGTGAAAGCCTAATGGGTACGTTGAAAAGACGGCTGTCTGCGAAACAGAAGCCGAAGGGCAAGGGCGGTGCGCCCTCCGGGGGCTCCGCGGACGAGGacaccttctcctcctcctcggCCCCCATCGTCTTCAAGGACGTGAGGGCGCAGAGGCCCATGAGGTCCACCTCGCTGCGCAGCCACCACTACAGCCCCACGCCGTGGCCCCTGCGCCCCACCGCGTCGGAGGAGACATGCATCAAGATGGAGGTGAGGGTCAAGGCCCTGGTCCACTCGCCTGGCCCGGGCCCGGCCCTGAATGGCGTGCGCAAGGACTTCCACGACCTCCAGGCCGACACCGCGTGCCAAGAACAGACGAACTCGCTCAAGAGTTCTGAGTCTCAGGATGGGGACCTGCATCTCCACCTGGAAGAACATGTGCCTGTCGTTATCGGACTCGTGCCTCAGGACTACATTCAGTACACTGTGCCTTTGGAGGAGGGGATGTACCCTCTGGAAGGACCGCGCGGCTATTGTCTGGACGGCTCCTCCCCCATGGAAGTCTCCGCGGTCCCTCCTCCAGTGGGAGGGGGCTCCTTCCCCGAAGACGAGAATCAGGTAGACCCGGACCTCGTGGTGGCCCCAGAGATCTTCGTGGACCAGTCAGTGAACGGCTTGCTGATCGGCACCACGGGAGTCGTGCTGCAGAGCCCGAGGGCGAGTCCCGACGACGCCCCGCCACTCTCACCGTTGCTACCTCCCCTGCAGACGAATCAGATCCAAAGGAACTTCGGCGGGCTCGCCGGCTCCGACGCCCACGTGGCCGAAAGTATGCGCTGTCACTTGAATTTCGATCCTAACTCTGCCCCCGGGGTTGCCAGAGTTTATGACTCAGTGCAGAGTAGTGGTCCCATGGTCGTGACAAGCCTTACGGAGGAGCTGAAGAAACTTGCAAAACAGGGATGGTACTGGGGCCCCATCACTCGCTGGGAGGCAGAAGGGAAGCTGGCCAACGTGCCGGATGGCTCTTTCCTCGTTCGGGACAGTTCTGACGACCGCTACCTTTTAAGCTTGAGCTTCCGCTCGCATGGCAAGACCCTTCACACTAGAATCGAACATTCAAATGGTAGGTTTAGCTTTTATGAACAGCCGGACGTGGAAGGACACACGTCTATCGTGGACCTGATCGAGCACTCAGTCAGGGACTCCGAGAACGGGGCCTTCTGTTACTCCCGGTCTCGCCTGCCGGGCTCGGCCACCTACCCCGTCAGGCTGACCAACCCCGTGTCGCGCTTCATGCAGGTGCGCTCCCTGCAGTACCTGTGCCGGTTCGTCATCCGTCAGTACACCAGAATAGACCTGATTCAGAAGCTGCCTCTGCCAAACAAAATGAAGGATTATTTACAGGAGAAGCACTACTGAGAGGCTCTGAGAACCCTGCGTCTTGCActtggggaggaaggaaaagagattgGAATACAGTTTACAGACTTTCCATTGCTATCAAAATCTTTTGCTGCCATACTGTTTCAGTTTTATGTGTAAAAGAGTAACCAGTTCGTTTAGGGGTGGGCAAGTGTCGGCAAGGTGTCTTGGGTTTactttggttctttaaaaagggaAGTCTTGAGGTTTTAGAAGAGTGAACTATCTTCCATCAGTGTGCAGAATAATCACAATGTGAATTAATCAGATTCTCCttacccaccccgcccccagtccTTTGCTGCTATCCACTGTGATTTTTATGCATTAAAAGCACATTTCATGTGTATTCAATCCTAAGTAAAGTTAAATGAAACTTATAGAATGAACATTGTTATGTCTCTTTCAATGGCCCGTTTTCAAAGATAGTGTTGAGTAAACATAGCCGTGTGATAAGTCACAGAGGTCACACCTAcactgaaaatgatttttaatttcatacttcAGAAGGATTTATTTAGAATTATGAACTGACATAATCTTGGGTAATGGAACAGAGATCTGCTACATATCTTTTACAACATTcagttctaaattatttttaaggttgTGCTGTTATGTTGGTTGTGAGAAGTTGGACTTTTCTGTTGCCTTCATTTTCATCTTGTGGTTTGTCTGTTTTAATAAATGGCCTTACAGAATTGTAAAGAAATGTATACCACCAATTTAGAAATTGTTGCCTTTTCTGTCATTAAACTCTGGTACAAATTGGCGTAACATATAAAGACCTAATGGAACTAGAACTATTAAAGAAATACTAGATGATCATAGTTTCCGGTGTTAAGCAGTTTTATTGTTATCTATACTTTCCTTTGGTAAAATGTTTTATCTGTGATTTCTTTAGCTTAGTCAACATTTTCTTGGGTGAACTTGATGTAGAAATGATTTTCATAAATGGACTAGATCCTCTTGCAACATAAagtttatataaagttttaaattgatttgaatagaaagaaaacattgttttaaagttgggtttatatttttcttttatgcagTCACTATTGAGATGTGCTAGATTTGAcccttccttcccccccaccaaaaaaacaaaacaaaaaaccaaaaaaacccagtgACTTGAGTTGACGAACTGTGGAGATTGTGGAGCACcatgtaagaaaaatattaaaacccaATCAGGTGTATGGAAGTGTTTGCCTACCGTATATACTGACCTTTAAAAAtaggttttctatttgtttctttttaagtccTTAGTAAATTGACATCATTAGTTTTTTCATCTCTTCTGAGTCAGTCCTTTGGGCGGGGGTGGAGTATGTTACCtccaatactttttattttgaaatgcagtGTTTATTTACTGCATGATTCTTTAGTGTTTCGGAATTGCTCCATCCAGAAGATGTTTCTAGCTACATAACTTTAAAGGAAATGTTTCCCTCTCAGACGAAGCATGTAATTTAAGATATTTCTTCCTTTGTCCCTCGGTTTTCCTATCTCTTACCCCCatttaaaaacaagagtaaagGTCTCAGATCAAATGTAATAGCGTTGTCATTCAGACATAAGCAGTatccccatttttttctctctttgttttttagagtcaACTGAGAATTACCAAGAAAAGGCACAATGCCATAGTATCTGTTATGATATTTTGACTTAAAGGGGAAAAGGTACTTAATTTTGGTGGAATGTTTGATTGTACCTTGTGACAAAGACTCCTCTCATTTTCTGATATGTTTTCACCTAATAAGATGGAATATGGAGTATACTGTAATAATATAATTTAAGTGTTCATTGTAAGCTATTTGGATTAAGAACTATTACAGAGTTGTAAACTTATCAAATTAATGCAAgacatttaaactatttttt from Globicephala melas chromosome 13, mGloMel1.2, whole genome shotgun sequence carries:
- the SOCS6 gene encoding suppressor of cytokine signaling 6; translation: MKKISLKTFRKSFNLNKSKEEADFMVVQQPSLASDFGKEDSLFGSCYGKDIASCDLNSEDEKGGKSRSKSESLMGTLKRRLSAKQKPKGKGGAPSGGSADEDTFSSSSAPIVFKDVRAQRPMRSTSLRSHHYSPTPWPLRPTASEETCIKMEVRVKALVHSPGPGPALNGVRKDFHDLQADTACQEQTNSLKSSESQDGDLHLHLEEHVPVVIGLVPQDYIQYTVPLEEGMYPLEGPRGYCLDGSSPMEVSAVPPPVGGGSFPEDENQVDPDLVVAPEIFVDQSVNGLLIGTTGVVLQSPRASPDDAPPLSPLLPPLQTNQIQRNFGGLAGSDAHVAESMRCHLNFDPNSAPGVARVYDSVQSSGPMVVTSLTEELKKLAKQGWYWGPITRWEAEGKLANVPDGSFLVRDSSDDRYLLSLSFRSHGKTLHTRIEHSNGRFSFYEQPDVEGHTSIVDLIEHSVRDSENGAFCYSRSRLPGSATYPVRLTNPVSRFMQVRSLQYLCRFVIRQYTRIDLIQKLPLPNKMKDYLQEKHY